A region of the Streptomyces durocortorensis genome:
GTCTCCTCGTCGGCCGTGCGGGGGCCGGCACGTACGGTGATATCGCCCAGAGGTTGCTGTCATGCCTCGCAGCGTACGGTCGGCCCTTCTGCGAGAACACCCCTCCGAGTTCGTTCTCACGAAGCGCAATCCACCACGCCTGCCATGACCTAAGCGGTCGGTTCGTCAGTTGATGCCCGTTTCTGGCGGCTAGTCCATCAGGGGTCGGTGGCGGCCGATTTCTCTGCGCGCGGTGGAGTCGGCAGACTCGGGAACTGCGAGACGGGCTGTGGCGTCCGACCTGTCGTGAAGGAAGAAATCAAGGGTCTTGCTGGTTTCCTTGTCGCCGGTCTGGGTTCCTCAGTGGCGCTGCTGGCCTGGGCACCGCTGGCGAGGGTCAGTGTGGAGGGCGGATTCGATGGGCGTCATCAGGACCTCAGCGTGCTCTACGTGGACCTACCGCTCGTCGCCGCGGGGGGCGCCCTGGTGGCGCTCGCCTTCTGGTCGCTCGCCTTGCGCCGGTTCCATCGCCCGTGGCTCGCCGCCCTGGTCTCGGTCACCGCGATCGCCCTGGGGATCTGGGGTCTGACGAGCTGGTGGGCTCCCTATCAGGCACCCGAGTTCGCCTACTGAGGCCGTGATTCATGTTCCTTTGTGCCTATTTTGACCTCGCCTGACTGTGTGGGTTCGGGCGGACTCTGCCGGTCCGCAGCCGAAGCCGTGAAGGGACGAGCAGGCCTACGGGATCCTGATACTGCACCGGCGCCTGGTCCACGACTACGAGCACCGCCCGGCCTCCTCCACCTCCCACGCCTACTGGGCGATGACCCACGTCACGGCCCGCCGTCTCACCGGCGCGAACACCCCACCTGGCGCGACGCGCGCAGACGGTGACCGTGAACATCCAGCCCCTGCTCGACGCGTCGGCATCCAGGAAGACGCCGCCCGGGCCATGGCCGACGACCTCCACCCCCGGATCGGCGAGCTTCAGGCCCGGCTGCGGAAGGCCGAGATCCACCTCGAACACCTCGCGATCACACGGAAGACCGTCACCGCACTCCCGGACCGGCTCCCGGTCGCCCCGCCGGACCTGCCGAGCACCCGGACTACCCCCGCATCCTCGCCGTCTTCGATGAGGCCGGACCACTACGGGCCCGCGACGTCTGCGAGGCCCTCGACCACGAACTACTGCCGAAGAACATCGAAGGCACCCGCGCCGAACTGAAACGCCTGCTCAACCTCGACATCCTCACCGAGGCCGACACCGACAGCTTCACCAGGAAGCAGTAGCCGGCCGAATTTCGCGACGAGCGGCACTCCCGTTCAGATATCCCAGGGGAGGCCTGTAGAGGGGTCGAGGCCCTGGTCCAAGAGGTGGTCGTATTCGCGCCAATGCATGAACTGCATCGCTTCCTCGGTGAGGCCGGAGGCAGGGGTGCACCAACGTCGCACGTAGGCGGCGAACCCGTCTTCGTGGACAGTGAGGGGGCCGCCGTCCTCGTCGAGGTCGGCGATGGGCCAGGCGTCACTGTCGTTGCCTGTCATCAGCCAGAACAGGTGGGTGCCGTCCTCTATGAAACCCCACCGAAGCAGCATGTCGGCGCCTACTTCGGCGGGCAGCCAACGGGAGTAGAACTCGGGGGCCTGTTCCCAGAAGAGTTCGGCCATGGCGACCACACTGTCGCCTCCGGCTGCGCGGTACGGCGGGGGTATCCACAGCGAGTCTCCGCCGATCCCGCCAGCCCCGTAGGTCTCTATGAAGGCGATGTAGTCCGAGGGCAGCCGTATCCTGAGCCGCCGTTCAGCTTCTGCTACTCCGGCCACATCATGGGGGGCTCCTTCGCTGCTTTGTCTGCACGGCGTGAGCAGGCCTGACAGCGCGCGTACGCCGGGATGGCTGGACACTGAACCTCCGGTCGTTTGGTGTGCTGACCAGCCTACGAACCCTCTCCAAGGGCTGTTTCCCACGGAGTGCGCAGGCCATGTCGGGTTCGGTCACCGCATGCAGCCGCAGATCGTCCCCGCCCTGCGGCATCCGGAGGGGGTGTTACTCGTGGGCGGCCAGGAGGGTTTCCAGGCTGGCGTCGGGGAACTGCCGCTGGAAGGAGTTCGCCTGCCAGCGGTCGGGGAACAGCGCGAGCTGTGCCTTGTCGCGGATCCTGGTCAGCGCCTCCCCCTTGACGAGCTGGGAGCGGTTGAGGGTGTCCGCTCCGGCCGCGTCGGTGGCCCGCGCCAGGTGGTAGGGCAGCACTTCCAGGCGTACGGGTGCGGAGAACTCCCCCGCCATCCGGGCGGAGACGACGTCGAACTGCATCGGCCCCACCGCCGCCAGGACCGGGGCCTGGTCGCCGCGTGCGTCGCTGACGAGGACCTGCACGACGCCTTCCTCGTCGAGCTGGGCGATGCCACGGCGGAAC
Encoded here:
- a CDS encoding SMI1/KNR4 family protein, which encodes MAGVAEAERRLRIRLPSDYIAFIETYGAGGIGGDSLWIPPPYRAAGGDSVVAMAELFWEQAPEFYSRWLPAEVGADMLLRWGFIEDGTHLFWLMTGNDSDAWPIADLDEDGGPLTVHEDGFAAYVRRWCTPASGLTEEAMQFMHWREYDHLLDQGLDPSTGLPWDI